From the genome of Fundulus heteroclitus isolate FHET01 chromosome 7, MU-UCD_Fhet_4.1, whole genome shotgun sequence, one region includes:
- the tank gene encoding TRAF family member-associated NF-kappa-B activator, whose product MERNIGDQLNKAFEAYRQVSIEKDNAQKELQKMKEHYEQYTQELIKKIEDQQRLITDLEAKLSATRQPSGEMKCEPCNHLLKAAGSYRKIQYPENMATVAGAPNLTVNSSSGYQDMLVAFEAIQGKFRQIQILTTKQKHHLKRFHGSYDTSNDQRFSMPIQCTDRTAEAERPFPSALRSTVNIPHLPTSLASRGTSQEDRDLVDSLTKLSVKFPPPADSEYEFLISAPERNIALSAPRNQPLGSPTLPEEEPVELPLPFVYPTSPSHSSSSSPSQESVRGPQQSLWTPELCEPIDLGANQEPSDSSPIKCAFCPDVVPQNLMTSHLYLHFSPKKEAEN is encoded by the exons ATGGAAAGGAACATTGGAGACCAGCTCAACAAAGCTTTTGAAGCTTATCGCCAGGTCTCCATCGAAAAAGACAATGCTCAAAAGGAGTTGCAGAAAATG AAGGAACATTACGAGCAATACACTCAAGAACTCATAAAGAAGATAGAAGACCAGCAGCGTTTGATTACTGATCTTGAAGCTAAGTTGTCAGCAACAAGGCAACCCTCAG GAGAGATGAAATGTGAGCCTTGCAACCATCTCCTCAAAGCAGCCGGCTCTTATAGGAAGATCCAGTACCCG gagaaTATGGCCACCGTTGCTGGTGCTCCAAATTTGACAGTCAACAGCAGCTCTGGCTA TCAGGACATGCTGGTGGCATTTGAAGCAATTCAGGGCAAATTTCGACAGATCCAGATCCTgaccacaaaacagaaacatcatCTGAAAAGGTTCCACGGAAGTTACGACACTTCAAACG ACCAGCGCTTCTCCATGCCCATCCAGTGCACCGACCGAACCGCAGAAGCAGAGAGGCCCTTCCCCTCGGCTCTGAGGTCAACCGTGAACATCCCCCACCTGCCCACGTCCTTGGCGTCCCGCGGCACCAGTCAGGAGGACAGGGACTTGGTAGACTCTCTCACCAAACTCAGTGTCAAATTCCCGCCCCCCGCGGACAGTGAATACGAGTTCCTGATCAGCGCTCCGGAGAGGAACATTGCCCTGTCGGCGCCTCGAAACCAGCCCCTCGGCTCCCCCACGCTGCCGGAGGAGGAGCCCGTGGAACTGCCCTTGCCTTTTGTCTATCCCACGTCCCCCTCCCACTCGTCGTCCTCCTCGCCCTCCCAGGAGAGCGTGCGGGGACCCCAGCAG TCCCTCTGGACCCCCGAGCTGTGTGAGCCCATTGACCTCGGAGCCAACCAGGAGCCTTCGGACAGCAGCCCGATTAAATGCGCATTTTGCCCCGATGTAGTTCCCCAGAACCTTATGACAAGCCACCTCTACTTGCACTTCTCACCCAAGAAGGAAGCGGAGAATTGA